The proteins below are encoded in one region of Casimicrobium huifangae:
- a CDS encoding MBL fold metallo-hydrolase RNA specificity domain-containing protein, protein MSSRFRLQFLGATGTVTGSKYLLQAGDHRVLVDCGLFQGWKQLRLKNWAELPFPAHSLDAVLLTHAHIDHSGYLPVLGKRGFRRRVYCTRGTQALAEILLVDAAHLQEEEANFANKHRFSRHQPALPLFTADDARAVCRHLAPVDYGHTIEVAKGVTACWRPNGHIIGSASIEIAHAGVKIAFSGDLGRMNDPLMRPPNPITEADYVVVESTYGDRRHPASDTEATLRDVVTRTVARGGSVLIPAFAVGRAQVILFHLYQLRQRGELPPVPIFINSPMAIDATEIYREFAGEHKLSERDYSAMCRMAKFVRTPEESKLLCQQKTPMIVISASGMATGGRVLHHLVQMAPDERNTILFTGFQSGGTRGATLVSGADVVKIFGEYVPVCAEVVNIETMSAHADYEELLQWLAGFRRAPRHVFVTHGEPSAADALRRKIGERFGWSCSVPEYRDEVALD, encoded by the coding sequence ATGAGTAGCCGTTTTCGTCTGCAATTTCTTGGTGCCACCGGCACCGTCACTGGGTCGAAGTATCTTTTGCAGGCCGGTGACCACCGGGTGCTGGTCGACTGCGGACTGTTTCAGGGCTGGAAGCAATTGCGGCTGAAGAATTGGGCGGAGCTGCCGTTTCCAGCACACTCGCTGGATGCAGTGCTATTGACCCACGCCCACATTGATCACAGCGGCTATCTGCCGGTGCTCGGCAAGCGCGGCTTCCGGCGTCGCGTGTACTGCACGCGTGGCACGCAGGCGCTGGCGGAGATTCTGCTGGTTGATGCGGCCCACTTGCAGGAAGAAGAAGCGAACTTCGCCAACAAGCATCGCTTCTCGCGTCATCAGCCCGCGTTGCCACTGTTTACTGCCGACGACGCGCGCGCGGTTTGCCGGCATCTTGCGCCGGTGGATTATGGACACACGATTGAAGTGGCCAAAGGCGTGACGGCATGCTGGCGGCCAAACGGGCACATCATCGGCTCGGCGAGTATCGAGATCGCGCATGCCGGGGTCAAGATCGCCTTCTCCGGCGACCTTGGCCGCATGAATGATCCGCTGATGCGACCGCCGAATCCAATCACTGAGGCTGACTATGTGGTGGTCGAGTCGACCTACGGCGACCGTCGGCACCCGGCAAGCGACACTGAAGCGACCTTGCGCGACGTCGTGACGCGCACCGTCGCGCGGGGCGGCAGTGTGCTGATTCCGGCATTTGCGGTGGGGCGGGCGCAGGTGATCCTGTTTCATCTCTACCAGTTGCGGCAGCGCGGTGAACTGCCACCGGTGCCAATCTTTATCAACAGCCCGATGGCAATTGATGCAACCGAGATCTATCGTGAGTTTGCCGGAGAACACAAGCTCTCCGAACGTGATTACTCAGCGATGTGCCGGATGGCGAAGTTTGTCCGCACGCCCGAGGAGTCGAAACTGCTCTGCCAGCAGAAGACGCCGATGATCGTCATTTCTGCCAGCGGCATGGCAACCGGTGGTCGCGTCTTGCATCATCTGGTGCAGATGGCGCCGGATGAGCGCAACACCATTTTGTTTACCGGCTTCCAGTCCGGCGGAACACGCGGCGCAACGCTGGTCAGTGGCGCTGATGTGGTGAAGATTTTTGGCGAGTACGTACCCGTGTGCGCTGAGGTGGTGAACATCGAAACGATGTCAGCGCATGCCGATTATGAGGAGCTGCTGCAGTGGCTCGCCGGCTTCAGGCGGGCGCCACGCCACGTGTTTGTGACGCACGGCGAACCGTCCGCCGCCGATGCCTTGCGCCGGAAGATCGGCGAGCGCTTTGGCTGGAGCTGCTCGGTGCCGGAGTACCGCGACGAAGTCGCGCTCGACTGA
- a CDS encoding esterase/lipase family protein, with protein sequence MNEVIGVPGKAISPARGIPMWALGVVALTIEFTLWLWLLVLPVVQHRGVAAGILCLVLGPLLLRLLIAFASYVVSRVKGIEIPAELRLGPISWCRFFMAEYLQLCVQNLLLIPFRTLFRTAAERGDTQGGGRVLLLQHGYLNNGGVWFPTTKALSAMGYRVFTSDQPAFASIDAMGAKLAARIDEVLAATGAGRLTLVAHSMGGLVCRAYLRSFGGDKVEALVTMGSPHHGTFHAFVANGENGHQMRPGNAWLRELSEAVVPVPFTSIYSVHDTVISPQDSSVMPGANNVRISAIGHVSMPGGARARDVLVRELGRLHAREAS encoded by the coding sequence ATGAATGAAGTGATAGGTGTACCCGGCAAGGCGATCTCCCCGGCGCGGGGTATCCCCATGTGGGCGCTGGGCGTGGTCGCGCTGACCATTGAGTTCACGCTCTGGCTCTGGTTACTGGTGTTGCCAGTGGTGCAGCATCGCGGTGTTGCCGCAGGAATACTTTGCCTGGTGCTCGGGCCGCTGCTGCTGCGTTTGCTGATCGCCTTTGCCAGCTATGTCGTATCGCGAGTGAAGGGCATTGAGATCCCCGCTGAGTTGCGACTGGGCCCAATCAGTTGGTGCCGCTTCTTCATGGCTGAGTATCTGCAACTCTGCGTGCAGAACTTGCTGCTGATTCCATTCCGTACGCTGTTTCGCACTGCCGCCGAACGCGGAGACACGCAGGGCGGCGGGCGTGTTCTGCTTTTGCAGCACGGCTATTTGAATAATGGCGGCGTGTGGTTTCCGACAACGAAAGCACTGTCGGCGATGGGCTACCGCGTGTTCACGAGCGACCAGCCGGCGTTCGCGTCGATCGACGCCATGGGGGCGAAACTGGCGGCGCGTATTGACGAGGTGCTGGCAGCCACTGGTGCCGGGCGCCTGACACTGGTGGCGCACAGCATGGGCGGCTTGGTCTGTCGGGCCTACTTGCGGAGTTTTGGCGGCGACAAGGTCGAGGCACTGGTGACCATGGGTTCTCCTCATCACGGGACCTTTCACGCCTTCGTGGCCAACGGCGAAAACGGCCATCAGATGCGGCCGGGCAACGCGTGGTTGCGCGAACTCAGCGAAGCTGTCGTGCCGGTGCCGTTCACCAGCATCTACAGCGTGCACGATACGGTGATCTCGCCGCAGGATTCATCGGTGATGCCGGGAGCAAACAATGTACGCATTTCGGCGATCGGTCACGTGAGCATGCCCGGCGGCGCGCGGGCTCGTGATGTCCTGGTGCGGGAGCTGGGGCGGCTGCACGCGCGAGAGGCATCATGA
- a CDS encoding GMC family oxidoreductase, with protein sequence MFVDPIKEGLAKGWLHIDASQLGKDAVLEADVCIIGTGAGGGIAADVLSSTGLKVVMIEEGMLKSSTDFRMLEAEAYPTLYQESASRKTADKAINILQGRTVGGSTTVNWTSSFRTPTPTLKHWRERFGLTELTDEHMAGWFKLAEQLLSISDWTAPANENNSVLERGGQKIGVKVERIRRNVKGCYNLGYCGMGCPTNAKQSMLTTTIPAALSRGAVLVSRARADRLVWQGSRVSALECTAMRGSGYDEGSARVRVTAKHFVVAGGAINSPALLLRSKMPDPHGRIGRRTFLHPSLISGADMGSKVEGWSGAPQTMYSDHYLGTQPVDGAMGFKLEAAPVHPVLYAISVNGMAEHHRARITNMTNTQVMIALCRDGFHPDSEGGTVKLLGDGFPQLDYGLNRYFFDAAKRAFLAMAEIQFAAGAREVFPVDERINGYRSWAEAKTGLEALDLRPLSTRVASAHVMGGCAMAASEKEGVVNGYGRHHQIENLSVMDGSVFPTSIGANPQLSIYGLTWRNAARLAGDMRRG encoded by the coding sequence ATGTTCGTTGATCCCATCAAGGAAGGCCTGGCCAAAGGCTGGTTGCACATTGACGCGTCGCAGCTTGGCAAGGATGCCGTGCTCGAAGCCGACGTCTGCATCATCGGTACCGGTGCCGGCGGCGGCATTGCCGCCGACGTGCTGTCCAGCACCGGCCTCAAGGTGGTGATGATTGAAGAGGGCATGCTGAAAAGCTCGACCGACTTCCGCATGCTGGAGGCTGAGGCGTACCCGACGCTCTATCAGGAGTCCGCATCGCGCAAGACCGCCGACAAGGCGATCAACATCCTGCAGGGGCGCACGGTCGGTGGTTCCACCACAGTGAACTGGACCAGCAGCTTTCGCACGCCAACGCCGACGCTCAAGCACTGGCGCGAGCGTTTCGGTCTGACCGAGCTGACTGATGAACACATGGCCGGCTGGTTCAAGCTGGCGGAGCAGTTGCTCAGTATCTCCGACTGGACGGCACCGGCCAACGAGAACAACAGCGTGCTCGAGCGCGGCGGTCAGAAGATTGGCGTCAAGGTCGAGCGTATCCGTCGCAATGTCAAGGGTTGCTACAACCTGGGCTATTGCGGCATGGGTTGCCCCACCAATGCCAAGCAGTCGATGCTGACGACCACCATCCCGGCGGCCTTGTCGCGTGGTGCCGTGCTGGTCAGCCGCGCCCGCGCTGACCGACTGGTCTGGCAGGGTAGCCGCGTGAGCGCGCTGGAATGCACCGCCATGCGCGGTAGCGGCTACGACGAGGGGTCAGCACGGGTGCGGGTGACCGCAAAGCACTTTGTGGTCGCTGGCGGCGCCATCAATTCGCCGGCGCTGTTGTTGCGCTCGAAGATGCCGGACCCGCACGGCCGGATCGGTCGCCGTACCTTCCTGCATCCCTCGCTGATTTCCGGGGCCGATATGGGCAGCAAGGTCGAGGGCTGGTCGGGTGCGCCGCAGACGATGTACAGCGACCACTATCTCGGCACTCAGCCGGTCGATGGCGCGATGGGCTTCAAGCTGGAAGCGGCCCCGGTGCATCCGGTGCTCTACGCGATTTCGGTCAATGGCATGGCGGAGCATCATCGCGCCCGCATCACCAACATGACCAATACGCAGGTGATGATTGCGCTATGCCGCGACGGCTTTCATCCAGACAGTGAAGGCGGCACGGTCAAACTGCTTGGTGATGGCTTTCCGCAACTGGACTACGGCCTCAATCGCTATTTCTTTGATGCGGCGAAGCGCGCCTTTCTGGCGATGGCCGAAATTCAGTTTGCTGCCGGTGCGAGGGAGGTGTTTCCCGTCGATGAACGCATCAACGGTTATCGCTCGTGGGCCGAGGCCAAAACCGGTCTCGAAGCGCTTGACCTGCGCCCGTTGTCGACCCGTGTCGCCAGCGCTCACGTGATGGGCGGCTGCGCCATGGCGGCCAGCGAGAAGGAGGGTGTGGTCAACGGCTATGGCCGCCACCACCAGATTGAGAACCTGAGCGTGATGGACGGCTCGGTATTTCCGACCTCGATTGGTGCCAATCCGCAGCTTTCCATCTACGGTTTGACCTGGCGCAACGCCGCACGACTTGCCGGAGACATGCGTCGGGGTTGA
- a CDS encoding aromatic-ring-hydroxylating dioxygenase subunit beta — MSDIALLDVLALNARYGDALDRFDLATWEALFTPAAVYRAQARENFDRGLPLAAIYLDGHGMMADRITGIEKTLVFAPRSTRHIIGLPVLDGVHARTPFIVAQTVGPQPPEMLATGCYHDTLVATTEGLRLAARNAVYDNALIPNSLVYPL, encoded by the coding sequence ATGAGCGATATCGCCTTGCTCGACGTCCTCGCGCTCAATGCGCGCTACGGCGACGCGCTCGACCGCTTTGATCTAGCGACATGGGAGGCGCTCTTCACGCCCGCTGCCGTGTACCGCGCGCAGGCGCGCGAGAACTTCGACCGTGGCCTGCCGCTCGCCGCGATCTATCTCGATGGCCACGGCATGATGGCCGACCGCATCACCGGGATCGAGAAGACGCTGGTGTTCGCGCCACGCAGCACGCGACACATCATCGGCCTGCCGGTGCTCGACGGCGTGCATGCCCGTACGCCATTCATCGTCGCGCAGACCGTCGGCCCCCAGCCGCCCGAGATGCTGGCAACCGGTTGCTATCACGATACGCTGGTCGCCACAACCGAAGGTCTGCGCCTCGCCGCGCGCAATGCCGTCTACGACAACGCGCTGATCCCCAATTCACTCGTTTATCCGCTTTAG
- a CDS encoding c-type cytochrome, protein MSEEHGTLIKTPKQLIVVCVLALVTPVAIALLGAQLVTGSKRIDTTEDKKSVEQRVKPVGELVKLEGAAPAPAPAAGVVAVAAKAKSGDEVYNEACVACHGTGAAGAPKTGDKVAWAPRVAQGVATLYDHAIKGFKAMPPKGGASALSDAEVKAGVDLLVAKAK, encoded by the coding sequence ATGAGCGAAGAACACGGCACACTGATCAAGACCCCCAAGCAACTTATCGTCGTATGCGTGTTGGCGCTTGTCACGCCGGTCGCGATCGCACTGTTGGGCGCGCAACTGGTTACCGGCAGCAAACGCATCGACACGACCGAAGACAAGAAGTCCGTCGAGCAACGCGTCAAGCCGGTTGGCGAACTGGTCAAGCTTGAAGGCGCAGCTCCGGCGCCGGCCCCCGCTGCAGGCGTGGTTGCCGTTGCTGCCAAGGCCAAAAGCGGCGACGAGGTTTACAACGAGGCCTGCGTGGCCTGCCACGGGACAGGTGCGGCTGGCGCGCCAAAAACGGGTGACAAGGTCGCCTGGGCACCGCGCGTGGCACAAGGCGTGGCAACACTTTATGACCACGCCATCAAGGGCTTCAAGGCAATGCCCCCGAAGGGTGGCGCCTCCGCGCTGTCGGACGCCGAGGTAAAAGCCGGTGTCGATCTGCTGGTAGCCAAGGCCAAGTGA
- a CDS encoding symmetrical bis(5'-nucleosyl)-tetraphosphatase, with amino-acid sequence MSTWVIGDVQGCAAELDALLALIRFDPAHDRVYFVGDLVNRGPDSAAVLRRVRALQQQGVADSVLGNHDFFLIMAHEGFSSLHEGDTLDQVLAQPDADELVAWLRHRPLLLDVGPHTIVHAGLLPAWSLADARTLAREIERELRGPDYQDFLRSLFGNEPRTWHEALSGLPRHRVIVNALARLRFCTAFSEIDFREKRDASFAPAGFAPWFALPGRRSAGGHVLAGHWSSEGLRLWPNVSLLDSGCLWGGALTALRLEDRAVFQVPSRQPLALTTGD; translated from the coding sequence ATGAGCACGTGGGTGATCGGCGATGTGCAGGGCTGCGCGGCCGAGCTTGATGCGCTGCTGGCACTGATCCGCTTCGACCCGGCGCATGACCGGGTGTATTTCGTCGGCGATCTGGTCAATCGTGGGCCTGATTCAGCGGCCGTGTTGCGGCGCGTCAGGGCGTTGCAGCAGCAAGGTGTTGCTGACAGCGTACTCGGCAACCATGATTTCTTTCTGATCATGGCGCACGAGGGGTTCTCGTCGCTGCACGAGGGCGACACACTCGATCAGGTACTTGCCCAGCCAGATGCCGACGAGCTGGTCGCCTGGCTGCGCCATCGCCCGCTGCTGCTTGACGTCGGTCCGCACACGATTGTCCACGCCGGCTTGCTGCCAGCATGGAGCCTCGCCGACGCACGCACGCTCGCCCGCGAAATCGAACGTGAGCTGCGTGGTCCCGACTACCAGGACTTCCTGCGCTCACTGTTCGGCAACGAACCGCGCACCTGGCACGAAGCCTTGAGCGGCCTGCCTCGACATCGCGTCATCGTGAATGCACTAGCGAGACTCCGTTTCTGCACCGCGTTCTCCGAGATCGATTTCCGTGAAAAGCGGGACGCCAGTTTCGCTCCGGCCGGCTTTGCACCCTGGTTCGCGCTGCCTGGCCGGCGATCGGCAGGCGGCCACGTGCTGGCGGGCCACTGGTCCAGCGAAGGCTTGCGGCTGTGGCCGAATGTGAGTCTGCTCGACTCAGGCTGCCTGTGGGGCGGTGCGCTCACCGCGCTGCGACTTGAAGACCGCGCCGTGTTCCAGGTGCCCAGCCGACAACCGCTGGCGCTGACGACTGGCGACTAG
- a CDS encoding aromatic ring-hydroxylating dioxygenase subunit alpha, whose product MTETILISPFAGCGPQQIPNRVYSDNGLYQREMEAFFYKGHWCYVALECEIPNAGDYKATMIGERPVIVVRDRDGSVNVLENRCAHKGAKFCQKEFGNAKVFVCPYHQWGYRLNGELAGVPMKNGVGGQGGMDADFKLEEHGLNRLKVQVHNGIVFASFDPDVEPFEQFIGSGLMPFFNRTFDGRKLTLLGYNRQRIRGNWKLMQENIKDPYHPGLLHVFFVTFGLWRADQKSELRIDPRGRHAQMISTRNAGGENAEVTKGVTSFKRALKLEDPRLMDVVQEGWWQGPTAVMQTIFPSVIIQQQVNSLSTRQIIPQGPDAFDFVWTHFGFADDTPEMTERRLKQANLFGPAGLVSLDDGEVIEYCQQATSAYPDGECVVALGGNDSGTASPHMVTETLIRGMYRYYRETLGL is encoded by the coding sequence ATGACCGAAACGATCCTAATCTCCCCATTCGCCGGCTGCGGCCCGCAACAGATTCCCAATCGCGTCTACAGTGACAACGGTCTCTACCAGCGCGAGATGGAGGCGTTCTTCTACAAGGGTCACTGGTGCTACGTCGCGCTCGAATGCGAGATACCGAACGCAGGGGACTACAAGGCGACGATGATCGGCGAACGCCCGGTGATCGTGGTGCGTGATCGCGATGGTTCAGTCAATGTGCTGGAGAACCGCTGCGCGCACAAGGGCGCGAAGTTTTGCCAGAAGGAATTCGGCAACGCGAAAGTCTTCGTCTGCCCGTATCACCAGTGGGGCTACCGGCTGAATGGCGAACTGGCCGGGGTGCCGATGAAGAACGGCGTCGGTGGTCAGGGTGGCATGGACGCCGATTTCAAACTGGAAGAACACGGCCTCAACCGCCTCAAGGTGCAGGTGCACAACGGCATCGTGTTCGCAAGTTTCGACCCGGACGTCGAACCGTTCGAGCAGTTCATTGGCAGCGGGCTGATGCCCTTCTTCAACCGCACGTTCGACGGCCGCAAGCTCACCCTGCTTGGGTACAACCGGCAGCGCATTCGCGGCAACTGGAAGCTGATGCAGGAGAATATCAAAGACCCGTACCACCCCGGCCTCCTGCATGTGTTCTTCGTGACCTTCGGCCTCTGGCGCGCCGACCAGAAGAGCGAGCTGCGCATTGACCCGCGTGGCCGTCACGCGCAGATGATCTCAACCCGCAATGCCGGCGGCGAAAACGCCGAAGTGACCAAAGGCGTGACCAGTTTCAAACGGGCACTCAAGCTCGAAGACCCGCGCCTGATGGACGTGGTGCAGGAAGGCTGGTGGCAGGGGCCGACCGCCGTGATGCAGACCATCTTCCCGAGCGTGATCATCCAGCAGCAGGTGAACTCGCTCTCCACGCGGCAGATCATCCCGCAGGGGCCGGACGCGTTTGATTTCGTGTGGACGCATTTCGGCTTTGCCGACGACACGCCCGAGATGACCGAACGCCGCCTCAAGCAGGCCAATCTGTTCGGCCCGGCAGGGCTTGTGTCGCTCGACGACGGCGAAGTGATCGAATATTGCCAGCAGGCAACCAGCGCTTATCCCGACGGCGAATGCGTCGTCGCGCTGGGCGGCAACGACAGTGGCACTGCCAGCCCGCACATGGTCACCGAAACACTGATTCGCGGCATGTACCGCTACTACCGCGAGACGCTTGGTCTATGA
- a CDS encoding lysophospholipid acyltransferase family protein, which yields MRNLTFAWRVARLFAKLLVGLWISATSFARADSPQRHAIIRSWSRDLLHLAGIEVRAVNFPDDAERPVTLVANHVSWADIFALNTQRACHFIAKAELRRWPLAGRLLANVGTVFINRSERKETHRLKEVVHRLLDAGETVAVFPEGTTSAGRDVLKFHASLLEPIVASEGEVWVVAIRYFRRPAAHGVVAEQRTDAAAYIGAMSLIESLRAIHDAEPVIAEVRFIEAINCAGMSRREVAQRAQALIGEAVRA from the coding sequence GTGAGGAATCTGACCTTCGCGTGGCGCGTGGCGCGGCTGTTCGCCAAACTGCTCGTCGGGCTGTGGATTTCTGCGACATCGTTTGCCCGGGCCGATTCGCCGCAGCGGCACGCCATCATCCGCTCGTGGTCACGTGATCTGCTGCACCTGGCGGGCATCGAAGTGCGCGCAGTCAACTTTCCGGACGATGCCGAGCGACCCGTGACACTGGTTGCCAATCATGTGTCCTGGGCTGACATTTTCGCGCTCAATACGCAGCGCGCCTGCCATTTCATTGCCAAGGCGGAGTTGCGTCGCTGGCCGCTTGCCGGTCGCCTGCTGGCGAACGTCGGCACCGTGTTCATCAATCGCAGCGAACGCAAGGAGACGCACCGGCTGAAGGAGGTCGTACATCGTCTGCTTGATGCCGGTGAGACGGTAGCGGTGTTCCCGGAGGGCACGACCAGTGCTGGTCGCGATGTGCTCAAGTTCCACGCGTCACTGCTGGAGCCGATCGTCGCCAGCGAGGGGGAGGTGTGGGTGGTGGCGATCCGCTACTTCCGGCGGCCGGCCGCGCATGGCGTGGTGGCTGAACAGCGTACTGACGCCGCTGCCTACATCGGTGCGATGAGCCTGATCGAGTCGCTGCGCGCGATCCACGATGCCGAGCCGGTGATTGCCGAAGTACGCTTCATCGAGGCGATCAATTGCGCCGGAATGTCACGACGTGAGGTTGCGCAACGGGCGCAGGCGCTGATCGGCGAGGCGGTTCGGGCCTAG
- a CDS encoding peptidoglycan-binding protein yields MSRIFAFSLVAVAVVLAGCEASQPKVGSDQARTAATGSAGGAAAQNVNAKLGRCDRPAGTIALVEDTSLDWYRAYMDKYRLGSTSPVLRLLIQQSNCFIVVERGRAMANMQQERALQQSGEMRQNSNFGKGQMVAADYSLTPEVLMSARGTSGLGAALGGFGGRLGVLGAVAGGIQTNEAAVMLTLVDNRSGVQVAAAEGSSSNTDFNLGAVLVGSSGFGGAGGYTNTPQGKVVTAAFTDAYNNIITAVRNYAPQSMGDRGMGTGGRLTVEGSSQQQGASVQSSQAAGPSSNPAQNANLSVRDVQVKLNQLGYNVGAADGQLGRATVAGIRAFQRDRRLTISGQLDQATMNELAK; encoded by the coding sequence ATGTCACGCATTTTCGCATTCAGCCTGGTCGCCGTCGCCGTGGTCCTTGCTGGCTGTGAAGCCTCGCAGCCCAAAGTCGGCTCCGATCAGGCGCGCACCGCCGCCACCGGATCCGCCGGCGGCGCCGCGGCACAAAACGTCAACGCCAAGCTTGGCCGTTGTGATCGCCCGGCCGGCACCATCGCGCTGGTGGAAGACACCAGCCTCGACTGGTACCGCGCCTACATGGACAAATATCGCCTTGGTTCCACATCGCCGGTGCTGCGCCTGTTGATCCAGCAGTCGAACTGCTTCATCGTGGTTGAGCGCGGCCGCGCGATGGCCAACATGCAGCAGGAGCGCGCGCTGCAGCAATCCGGCGAAATGCGTCAGAACTCCAACTTTGGCAAAGGCCAGATGGTTGCAGCGGATTACTCGCTGACACCGGAGGTGCTGATGAGCGCCCGTGGCACCAGCGGTCTTGGCGCTGCGCTCGGTGGCTTCGGTGGTCGTCTCGGCGTGCTCGGCGCCGTGGCCGGTGGCATTCAGACCAACGAAGCGGCCGTCATGCTGACACTGGTCGACAACCGTTCAGGCGTGCAGGTCGCTGCCGCAGAAGGCTCGTCGTCGAATACGGACTTCAACCTCGGCGCTGTACTGGTCGGTTCGTCCGGCTTTGGCGGCGCGGGTGGCTATACCAACACACCGCAGGGCAAGGTCGTCACCGCTGCCTTCACCGATGCTTACAACAACATCATCACCGCCGTGCGCAACTACGCGCCGCAATCGATGGGTGATCGTGGCATGGGCACTGGTGGTCGCCTGACTGTCGAAGGCTCGTCGCAGCAACAGGGCGCATCGGTGCAGTCCAGCCAGGCCGCCGGCCCGTCGTCGAACCCGGCGCAGAACGCCAACCTCTCGGTGCGTGACGTGCAGGTCAAGCTGAACCAGCTCGGCTACAACGTCGGTGCAGCGGATGGCCAGCTTGGCCGCGCCACGGTCGCCGGCATCCGCGCCTTCCAGCGCGACCGTCGCCTGACCATCTCTGGGCAGCTCGACCAGGCCACGATGAACGAGCTGGCGAAGTAA
- a CDS encoding FFLEELY motif protein, translating to MAKSGTSYESTLRAHFAAARAERAAARDAAVSADDRLAVRRWQQARLAATHADLLASSEFGPAARFFLSELYSTEDLTQRDADIERVIRILVKFLPDKALATLAAALEMDALSELLDARLGKALREQSPVTTQPLTITPANYEVAYRAMGDYHLRLRQIALTEEIGLALDKLARMPLLAGLLRMMRGPAHAGGVGGLHEFLERGYAAFAHMKDGRAFILTIVERERTEHERLAGGTRRD from the coding sequence ATGGCCAAATCGGGAACATCCTACGAGTCCACGCTGCGGGCCCACTTTGCAGCTGCCCGTGCAGAACGCGCGGCGGCACGCGATGCTGCAGTCAGTGCTGATGATCGCCTCGCCGTCCGCCGCTGGCAGCAAGCCCGCCTGGCGGCAACTCACGCCGATCTGCTTGCATCCAGCGAGTTTGGCCCCGCCGCAAGGTTCTTTCTGTCCGAACTCTATTCCACCGAAGACTTGACGCAGCGTGATGCCGACATCGAGCGCGTGATCCGCATTCTGGTGAAATTCCTCCCGGACAAAGCGCTGGCCACGCTCGCGGCGGCCCTCGAAATGGATGCGCTCTCCGAGCTGCTCGACGCCCGACTTGGCAAAGCGCTGCGGGAGCAATCCCCCGTGACAACTCAGCCGCTGACGATCACCCCAGCGAATTACGAAGTCGCCTATCGGGCCATGGGTGACTACCATCTGCGCCTGCGCCAGATCGCGCTAACCGAGGAGATTGGCCTGGCACTGGACAAACTGGCGCGGATGCCGCTGCTTGCGGGCCTGCTGCGCATGATGCGAGGTCCGGCGCATGCTGGCGGCGTTGGCGGTTTGCACGAATTCCTCGAACGCGGTTATGCCGCTTTTGCGCACATGAAAGACGGCCGTGCCTTCATCCTGACGATAGTGGAACGCGAACGAACTGAACACGAACGCCTGGCTGGCGGGACGCGCCGGGACTAA
- a CDS encoding SDR family NAD(P)-dependent oxidoreductase: MDLGLKGKNVIVTGGSRGIGRSIALAFADEGANVAICARGMDALASVRDELTARGVTAFAQSCDVGDAAALAAFLDAANAALGGVDVLVNNPSGFGLGDSEEAWSLGFNVDMMAAVRASRQVVPWMEARGGGAIVHISSISGMEGTTRQAAYAAMKAAMISHSKSLALTLAPKNIRVNCVSPGSVEFPGGLWDQRKRDGSPLYEAIRTGIPFQRLGRPEEIAAAVVFCASAPASWVSGVNLPVDGGQHRANL, translated from the coding sequence ATGGACCTCGGACTCAAAGGCAAAAACGTCATCGTCACTGGCGGCAGCCGCGGTATTGGGCGCTCGATTGCGCTGGCGTTCGCCGACGAAGGTGCCAACGTGGCGATCTGTGCGCGCGGCATGGACGCGCTGGCGAGCGTCCGCGACGAACTGACTGCGCGGGGCGTAACGGCGTTCGCCCAGTCCTGCGATGTGGGCGACGCGGCGGCGCTGGCGGCCTTTCTGGATGCGGCCAACGCGGCGCTTGGTGGCGTCGACGTGCTGGTCAACAATCCGTCCGGCTTCGGTCTGGGTGACAGCGAAGAAGCCTGGTCGCTCGGTTTCAACGTGGACATGATGGCCGCCGTGCGCGCCAGCCGTCAGGTGGTGCCGTGGATGGAAGCGCGCGGCGGTGGCGCCATCGTGCACATCTCGTCGATCTCGGGCATGGAAGGCACCACGCGGCAGGCCGCCTATGCGGCGATGAAGGCGGCGATGATTTCTCACTCCAAATCGCTGGCGCTGACGCTGGCGCCGAAGAACATCCGCGTCAATTGCGTGTCGCCGGGATCGGTGGAATTCCCCGGCGGGCTGTGGGACCAGCGCAAGCGCGATGGCTCGCCGCTCTATGAAGCCATCCGCACCGGCATCCCGTTCCAGCGCCTCGGGCGACCCGAGGAAATCGCCGCCGCTGTGGTGTTCTGCGCCTCGGCCCCTGCCAGCTGGGTCAGCGGCGTCAATTTGCCGGTGGACGGCGGACAGCATCGGGCCAATCTGTAG